One genomic region from Stutzerimonas decontaminans encodes:
- the acnD gene encoding Fe/S-dependent 2-methylisocitrate dehydratase AcnD, translating into MNTQHRKPLPGTGLDYFDTREAIEAIQPGAYDKLPYTSRVLAEQLVRRCEPEALTDSLKQIIERKRDLDFPWYPARVVCHDILGQTALVDLAGLRDAIAEQGGDPAKVNPVVPTQLIVDHSLAVEFAGFDPDAFEKNRAVEERRNEDRFHFIEWTKTAFKNVDVIPAGNGIMHQINLEKMSPVIQARGGVAFPDTCVGTDSHTPHVDALGVIAIGVGGLEAETVMLGLPSMMRLPDIVGVRLTGRRQPGITATDIVLALTEFLRKERVVGAWVEFFGEGADSLTIGDRATISNMCPEYGATASMFYIDQQTIDYLKLTGREPEQVALVEQYAKETGLWATALEGAEYERVLEFDLSSVVRNMAGPSNPHKRLPTSALHERGIADEDKLAAARAEEAEGLLPDGAVIIAAITSCTNTSNPRNVVAAGLLAKKANELGLVRKPWVKTSFAPGSKVAKLYLEEAGLLSELEKLGFGIVAYACTTCNGMSGALDPVIQQEIIERDLYATAVLSGNRNFDGRIHPYAKQAFLASPPLVVAYAIAGTVRFDIEQDVLGTDKNGNPITLKDLWPSDEEIDAIVASSVKPEQFKQIYIPMFDLGTIEEAKSPLYDWRPMSTYIRRPPYWEGALAGERTLKGMRPLAILPDNITTDHLSPSNAILLDSAAGEYLAKMGLPEEDFNSYATHRGDHLTAQRATFANPQLVNEMAVVGGKVQKGSLARVEPEGKVMRMWEAIETYMNRKQNLIIVAGADYGQGSSRDWAAKGVRLAGVEVIVAEGFERIHRTNLVGMGVLPVEFKPGTTRLTLGLDGTETFDIEGELSPRCDLTLVIHHKNGEETRVPVTCRLDTAAEVSVYQAGGVLQRFAKDFLGQA; encoded by the coding sequence ATGAATACACAACACCGCAAACCTTTGCCAGGCACTGGGCTTGACTACTTCGATACCCGCGAGGCGATCGAAGCCATTCAGCCGGGCGCCTACGACAAGCTGCCCTATACCTCCCGCGTACTGGCCGAACAGCTGGTGCGTCGCTGTGAGCCCGAAGCGCTGACCGATTCGCTGAAGCAGATCATCGAGCGCAAGCGCGACCTCGACTTTCCTTGGTATCCGGCGCGCGTGGTCTGCCATGACATCCTCGGCCAGACCGCGCTGGTTGACCTCGCCGGTCTGCGCGACGCGATCGCGGAGCAAGGCGGCGACCCGGCGAAGGTCAACCCGGTGGTGCCGACGCAGCTGATCGTCGACCATTCGCTGGCGGTGGAATTTGCCGGCTTCGATCCGGATGCCTTCGAGAAGAACCGTGCCGTCGAAGAGCGTCGCAACGAGGACCGCTTCCACTTCATCGAGTGGACCAAGACGGCCTTCAAGAACGTCGACGTGATTCCGGCCGGCAACGGCATCATGCACCAGATCAACCTGGAGAAGATGTCGCCGGTTATCCAGGCTCGCGGTGGCGTGGCCTTCCCAGACACCTGCGTCGGTACCGATTCGCACACCCCGCACGTCGATGCGCTGGGCGTCATCGCCATCGGCGTCGGCGGCCTGGAAGCCGAAACCGTGATGCTCGGTCTGCCGTCGATGATGCGCCTGCCCGACATCGTCGGCGTACGCCTGACCGGCAGGCGTCAGCCTGGCATCACCGCCACCGATATCGTCCTCGCGCTAACCGAGTTCCTGCGCAAGGAACGTGTGGTCGGAGCCTGGGTTGAGTTCTTCGGCGAAGGTGCCGACAGCCTGACCATCGGCGATCGCGCGACCATCTCCAACATGTGTCCGGAATACGGCGCCACCGCTTCGATGTTCTACATCGACCAGCAGACCATCGATTACCTCAAGCTGACCGGCCGCGAGCCGGAGCAGGTCGCGCTGGTCGAGCAGTACGCCAAGGAAACGGGCCTATGGGCGACGGCGCTGGAAGGTGCCGAATACGAGCGCGTGCTCGAATTCGACCTGTCCAGCGTTGTGCGTAACATGGCCGGCCCGAGCAACCCGCACAAGCGCCTGCCGACCTCCGCGCTGCATGAGCGCGGCATCGCCGACGAAGACAAGCTGGCTGCAGCGCGTGCCGAAGAGGCCGAAGGCCTGCTGCCCGATGGTGCAGTGATCATTGCTGCCATCACCAGCTGCACCAACACCTCCAACCCGCGCAACGTGGTGGCCGCCGGCTTGCTGGCGAAGAAGGCCAACGAGCTGGGTCTGGTGCGCAAGCCCTGGGTGAAGACGTCCTTCGCGCCAGGTTCCAAGGTCGCCAAGCTGTATCTGGAAGAGGCCGGCTTGCTGAGCGAGCTGGAAAAGCTCGGCTTTGGCATCGTCGCCTACGCCTGCACCACCTGTAACGGCATGTCCGGTGCGCTGGATCCGGTGATCCAGCAGGAAATCATCGAGCGTGACCTGTACGCCACCGCAGTCCTCTCCGGTAACCGCAACTTCGACGGTCGTATCCATCCGTACGCCAAGCAGGCTTTCCTTGCTTCGCCGCCCCTGGTAGTGGCCTACGCCATCGCCGGTACCGTGCGCTTCGATATCGAACAGGATGTGCTGGGCACCGACAAGAACGGCAACCCGATCACCCTGAAGGACCTCTGGCCGTCCGACGAGGAAATCGACGCCATCGTCGCGTCCTCGGTCAAGCCGGAGCAGTTCAAGCAGATCTACATCCCGATGTTCGATCTGGGCACCATCGAGGAAGCCAAGAGCCCGCTGTACGACTGGCGCCCGATGTCGACCTATATTCGCCGCCCTCCGTATTGGGAAGGCGCGCTGGCCGGCGAGCGTACGCTCAAGGGCATGCGTCCGCTGGCGATCCTGCCGGACAACATCACCACCGATCACCTGTCGCCATCTAACGCGATCCTGCTGGATTCGGCTGCCGGTGAGTACCTGGCGAAGATGGGCCTGCCGGAGGAGGACTTCAACTCCTACGCTACCCACCGCGGCGACCACCTGACCGCGCAGCGGGCGACGTTCGCCAACCCGCAGCTGGTCAACGAGATGGCCGTGGTCGGTGGCAAGGTGCAGAAGGGATCGCTGGCCCGCGTCGAGCCGGAAGGCAAGGTGATGCGCATGTGGGAAGCCATCGAAACCTATATGAACCGCAAGCAGAACCTGATCATCGTGGCCGGTGCCGACTACGGTCAGGGCAGCTCGCGTGACTGGGCGGCCAAGGGCGTGCGCCTGGCCGGTGTCGAGGTGATCGTCGCTGAAGGCTTCGAGCGTATCCATCGCACCAACCTGGTGGGCATGGGCGTGTTGCCGGTCGAGTTCAAGCCGGGCACCACGCGCCTGACCCTTGGCCTGGATGGCACCGAAACCTTCGATATCGAAGGCGAGCTGTCGCCTCGCTGC
- the prpC gene encoding bifunctional 2-methylcitrate synthase/citrate synthase, with amino-acid sequence MAEAKVLSGAGLRGQIAGQTALCTVGKTGAGLTYRGYDVRDLAAECDFEEVAYLLFYGELPTAQQLADYKNRLKTMRDLPQALKEVLERIPASAHPMDVMRTGSSVLGTLEPELSFDQQRDVAERLMAAFPAIMCYWYRFTHDGVRINCTSDEDTLGGHFLALLHDKKPSDLHVKVMNVSLILYAEHEFNASTFTARVCASTLSDLYSCVTGAIGSLRGPLHGGANEAAMDMIEQWKSPEEAREAILGMLERKDKIMGFGHAIYSVSDPRNEVIKVWAKKLADEVGDTVLYPVSVAVDETMWEQKKLFPNADFYHASAYHFMGIPTKLFTPIFVCSRVTGWASHVFEQRSNNRIIRPSAEYIGPEQRKVVPIAQR; translated from the coding sequence ATGGCTGAAGCAAAAGTATTGAGCGGTGCGGGTCTGCGCGGACAGATCGCCGGACAGACTGCCCTGTGTACTGTCGGCAAGACCGGCGCCGGGCTGACCTACCGCGGCTACGACGTGCGCGATCTGGCGGCCGAATGCGATTTCGAGGAAGTGGCCTACCTGCTGTTCTACGGTGAGCTGCCCACCGCTCAGCAACTGGCGGATTACAAGAATCGCCTGAAGACCATGCGCGACCTGCCGCAGGCGCTGAAGGAAGTGCTCGAGCGCATCCCGGCCAGCGCACATCCGATGGACGTCATGCGTACCGGTTCGTCAGTGCTCGGCACGCTGGAGCCGGAGCTGAGCTTCGACCAGCAGCGCGATGTGGCTGAGCGTCTGATGGCGGCGTTCCCGGCGATCATGTGCTACTGGTATCGCTTCACCCACGACGGTGTCCGCATTAATTGCACCAGCGATGAAGACACTCTGGGTGGTCATTTCCTCGCGCTGCTGCACGACAAGAAGCCGAGCGACCTGCACGTCAAGGTGATGAACGTTTCGCTGATCCTCTACGCCGAGCACGAGTTCAACGCTTCGACCTTCACCGCACGGGTCTGCGCCTCGACCCTGTCCGACCTCTATTCCTGCGTGACCGGTGCCATCGGTTCGCTGCGCGGCCCGCTGCATGGCGGCGCCAACGAAGCGGCGATGGACATGATCGAGCAGTGGAAGAGTCCGGAAGAAGCCCGCGAAGCGATCCTTGGCATGCTCGAGCGCAAGGACAAGATCATGGGCTTCGGTCACGCGATCTACAGCGTTTCCGACCCGCGCAACGAGGTGATCAAGGTCTGGGCCAAGAAGCTAGCTGACGAAGTGGGCGATACCGTGCTCTACCCAGTCTCGGTGGCTGTCGACGAAACCATGTGGGAACAGAAGAAGCTTTTCCCCAACGCCGACTTCTACCATGCCTCCGCTTATCACTTCATGGGCATTCCCACCAAGCTGTTCACGCCGATCTTCGTCTGTTCGCGCGTCACCGGCTGGGCGTCCCATGTGTTCGAACAACGCAGCAACAACCGGATCATTCGGCCGAGCGCCGAATACATCGGTCCGGAACAGCGCAAGGTCGTCCCGATCGCCCAGCGTTGA
- the prpB gene encoding methylisocitrate lyase — MTLPSAGQRFRDAVASEHPLQVVGAINANHALLAKRAGFKAIYLSGGGVAAGSLGLPDLGITGLDDVLTDVRRITDVCDLPLLVDVDTGFGSSAFNVARTVKSMIKFGAAAIHIEDQVGAKRCGHRPNKEIVSQQEMVDRIKAAVDARTDDSFVIMARTDALAVEGLNSALDRAAACIEAGADMIFPEAITELDMYKVFADRVKAPILANITEFGATPLYTTEELASVDVSLVLYPLSAFRAMNKAAENVYTALRRDGTQANVIDTMQTRMELYDRINYHAFEQHLDALFAQKKS, encoded by the coding sequence ATGACTCTTCCTTCTGCCGGTCAGCGTTTCCGTGACGCCGTGGCCAGTGAACATCCGCTGCAGGTCGTCGGTGCGATCAACGCCAACCATGCTCTGCTGGCCAAACGCGCTGGCTTCAAGGCCATTTACCTGTCCGGCGGCGGTGTCGCCGCCGGTTCGCTGGGTCTGCCTGACCTCGGCATCACCGGACTCGACGACGTGCTGACCGACGTACGCCGGATCACCGACGTCTGCGACCTGCCGCTGCTGGTGGATGTCGACACCGGCTTCGGCTCCTCGGCCTTCAACGTGGCCCGCACCGTCAAGTCGATGATCAAGTTCGGCGCGGCGGCGATCCATATCGAGGATCAAGTCGGTGCGAAGCGCTGCGGCCATCGCCCGAACAAGGAGATCGTCTCGCAGCAGGAGATGGTCGACCGCATCAAGGCGGCCGTCGATGCGCGTACCGACGACAGCTTCGTGATCATGGCGCGGACCGATGCGCTGGCGGTGGAAGGGCTGAACTCGGCGCTGGATCGTGCGGCCGCCTGCATCGAGGCCGGCGCGGACATGATCTTCCCCGAGGCGATCACCGAGCTGGACATGTACAAGGTCTTCGCCGACCGCGTGAAAGCGCCGATCCTGGCCAACATCACCGAATTCGGCGCCACGCCGCTGTACACCACAGAAGAGCTGGCGAGCGTCGACGTCTCTCTGGTGCTCTATCCGTTGTCGGCGTTCCGCGCCATGAACAAGGCTGCCGAGAACGTTTACACCGCGCTGCGCCGTGATGGCACCCAGGCGAACGTGATCGACACCATGCAGACCCGCATGGAGCTCTACGATCGCATCAACTACCACGCGTTCGAACAGCACCTCGACGCGCTGTTCGCCCAGAAGAAGAGCTGA
- a CDS encoding GntR family transcriptional regulator encodes MLDTVELSPPAHQLDSGTLAEHVFRLIQAAIVKGEIAPGSKISEPELARTYGISRGPLREAIHRLEGQKLLVRVPHVGARVVSLSHAELIELYEIRESLEGMACRLAAERMSEAEIDDLRRVLSTHERDEAFQAGVGYYQQEGDFDFHYRIIQGSGNRTLAKLLCDELYQLVRMYRIQFSTTPNRPHQAFAEHHRILDAIAERDGELAELLMRRHIAASKRNVERHFKGALEQTPHKRGNA; translated from the coding sequence ATGCTGGACACCGTTGAGCTTTCACCACCGGCACACCAACTCGATAGCGGCACGCTGGCCGAGCACGTGTTCCGCCTGATACAGGCGGCTATCGTCAAGGGCGAGATCGCGCCGGGAAGCAAGATTTCCGAGCCGGAGCTGGCGCGCACCTATGGCATCAGCCGCGGCCCTTTGCGCGAAGCGATTCACCGCCTGGAAGGGCAGAAGCTGCTGGTCCGCGTGCCGCATGTTGGCGCGCGGGTGGTGTCGCTCAGTCATGCCGAGCTGATCGAGCTCTATGAGATCCGTGAGTCACTGGAAGGCATGGCCTGTCGCCTGGCCGCCGAACGCATGAGCGAGGCGGAAATCGACGACCTGCGCCGGGTTCTGAGCACCCACGAGCGCGATGAGGCGTTCCAGGCCGGTGTCGGCTACTACCAGCAGGAAGGCGACTTCGACTTCCATTACCGGATCATCCAGGGCAGCGGTAACCGCACACTGGCCAAGCTGCTCTGCGACGAGCTCTACCAGCTCGTACGCATGTACCGCATCCAGTTCTCCACCACGCCGAATCGGCCGCACCAGGCCTTCGCCGAACACCATAGGATTCTCGACGCCATCGCCGAACGCGATGGCGAGTTGGCGGAGCTGCTGATGCGCCGCCACATCGCGGCTTCCAAGCGCAATGTCGAGCGCCACTTCAAAGGTGCTCTTGAACAAACACCACACAAAAGGGGTAATGCATGA
- the rloA gene encoding retropepsin-like aspartic peptidase RloA, which translates to MRVKAFFLLLCVLTLPTTSLAGNKTIYGLNENVGLPDFGLEVEAKLDTGAQTASLSARDITRFKRKGESWVRFYLAVDSAHAHPIERPLARISRIKRRAGDFDPEEEKTYTARPVIELDLCMGKVKRTIEVNLTDRTAFQYPLLIGSDALTRFGALVDPSRTFIAGKPGCLNESDADE; encoded by the coding sequence ATGAGAGTTAAAGCCTTCTTCCTGCTGCTCTGCGTATTGACCCTGCCCACCACCAGCCTGGCTGGAAACAAGACGATCTATGGCCTAAACGAAAATGTCGGCCTGCCTGACTTCGGTCTGGAGGTGGAAGCAAAGCTCGACACCGGTGCACAGACTGCATCGCTTAGCGCTCGTGACATCACCCGTTTCAAGCGCAAAGGCGAGTCATGGGTCCGTTTCTATCTGGCGGTGGATAGCGCTCACGCGCATCCGATCGAACGGCCGCTGGCGCGCATCAGCAGGATCAAGCGCCGGGCCGGTGACTTCGATCCGGAAGAGGAAAAAACCTATACCGCACGCCCGGTCATCGAGCTTGATCTGTGCATGGGCAAGGTAAAACGCACCATCGAAGTGAACCTCACCGACCGTACCGCTTTCCAATACCCACTTTTGATCGGTTCCGATGCGCTCACCCGCTTCGGCGCACTGGTAGACCCAAGTCGCACCTTTATTGCCGGCAAGCCCGGCTGCCTCAACGAATCTGACGCTGACGAGTAA
- the rloB gene encoding osmotic stress tolerance membrane protein RloB, with the protein MRALTLHLKVLIFILVALGISITAYQIFILGIPVTEDETDDLWNIDAKVEFQASPREPVKLQMYVPPLNQEFVSLNESFISNNYGVSINRVDGNRRVTWSARRASGNQTLYYRLVLTKRYSGEQTKANGPIFRDSIPVEGAEKIAAEALLSPIRQHSADVETFISEAIKRVNNPNDDNVKLLLGGDTSIPNKARVIELLLSIAHVPMERVHTIRLNADQPQTPELWLRSFNGDKWLFFNPGTGEQGLPNDRLVWWTGDEPLISLEGGRNPQVTFTLNNSEMNAIRLAKLTDENTEAGFLEYSLYGLPLQTQQTYQIMIMIPIGVLVILILRNLGGLQTLGTFTPVLIALAFRETQIGFGIILFTLITALGLSLRSYLEHLKLQMLPRLSVVLTFVVVLIAVISLLSHKLGLERGLSVSLFPMVILTMTIERLSITWEERGGGHAFKVAVGTLIAASLAFMLMNIRELTYFIFTFPAVLLIMVGFMLAMGRYRGYRLTELFRFKAFLKD; encoded by the coding sequence ATGCGCGCTCTCACTCTGCATCTGAAAGTCCTGATCTTCATCCTCGTCGCTCTGGGAATTTCGATCACTGCCTACCAGATCTTCATACTGGGCATTCCGGTTACCGAAGACGAAACCGATGATCTGTGGAATATCGACGCCAAGGTCGAATTCCAGGCCAGCCCGCGCGAGCCAGTGAAGCTGCAGATGTACGTGCCGCCACTGAACCAGGAGTTCGTCAGCCTCAACGAGAGCTTCATCTCCAACAACTACGGTGTCAGCATCAACCGGGTGGACGGCAACCGTCGTGTCACCTGGTCCGCACGCCGCGCCAGCGGCAACCAGACCCTCTATTACCGTCTCGTTCTGACCAAGCGCTACAGCGGTGAGCAGACCAAGGCGAACGGCCCGATCTTCCGCGACAGCATCCCGGTCGAAGGCGCAGAGAAAATTGCTGCCGAAGCCCTGCTGTCGCCGATCCGGCAGCACTCGGCCGACGTCGAGACCTTCATCAGCGAGGCCATCAAGCGGGTCAACAACCCGAACGACGATAACGTCAAGCTGCTGCTCGGTGGCGACACGTCCATTCCGAACAAGGCGCGGGTCATCGAGCTGCTGCTGTCCATCGCCCACGTGCCGATGGAGCGCGTACACACCATCCGCCTGAATGCCGATCAGCCCCAGACGCCGGAGCTCTGGCTGCGCAGCTTCAACGGCGACAAGTGGCTGTTCTTCAATCCCGGTACCGGCGAGCAGGGTCTGCCTAATGATCGTCTGGTCTGGTGGACCGGCGATGAGCCGCTGATCAGCCTGGAAGGCGGACGCAACCCGCAGGTCACCTTCACGCTCAACAACAGCGAGATGAATGCCATCCGCCTGGCCAAACTTACCGACGAGAACACCGAGGCGGGCTTCCTGGAGTATTCGCTGTACGGCCTGCCGCTGCAGACCCAGCAGACCTACCAGATCATGATCATGATCCCGATCGGCGTGCTGGTGATTCTGATCCTGCGTAACCTCGGCGGTCTGCAGACACTCGGCACCTTTACCCCGGTGCTGATCGCGCTAGCCTTCCGCGAAACGCAGATTGGCTTCGGCATCATCCTGTTCACGCTGATCACCGCACTGGGTCTGTCCCTGCGTTCCTATCTGGAGCACTTGAAACTACAGATGCTGCCGCGCCTGTCCGTAGTGCTGACATTCGTTGTGGTGCTAATCGCTGTAATCAGCCTGCTCAGCCACAAGCTCGGCCTCGAGCGCGGGCTGTCGGTATCGCTGTTCCCGATGGTGATCCTGACCATGACCATCGAACGCCTGTCCATCACCTGGGAAGAACGTGGCGGCGGCCATGCCTTCAAGGTGGCGGTCGGCACGCTGATCGCCGCCAGCCTGGCTTTCATGCTGATGAACATCCGGGAGCTGACCTACTTTATCTTCACCTTCCCGGCCGTGCTGCTGATCATGGTGGGCTTCATGCTGGCGATGGGTCGCTACCGCGGCTACCGCCTGACCGAGCTGTTCCGCTTCAAAGCCTTTCTGAAGGATTGA
- a CDS encoding alpha-L-glutamate ligase-like protein — protein sequence MFGLIKTWKALEAKGIMGINRRNADYVLKYNKRSLYPIVDDKIITKQRAIEAGIHVPEMYGIIETEKDIDKLKDIVRDHTDFVVKPAQGAGGDGILVIADRFEGRYKTVSGKIITHEEIEHQISNILTGLYSLGGHRDRALIEYRVTPDPIFKSISYEGVPDIRIIVLMGYPIMAMLRLPTRQSGGKANLHQGAIGVGVDLATGITLRGTWLNNKITKHPDTTNAVDGVQLPNWDGFMKLAAGCYELCGLGYIGVDMVLDQDKGPLILELNARPGLNIQIANDCGLTHRAHAVENRLAELKEKGIQETPEERVKFSQELFGHVPPHP from the coding sequence ATGTTCGGTCTGATCAAGACGTGGAAGGCCCTGGAAGCCAAGGGGATCATGGGCATCAACCGCCGCAACGCGGATTACGTGCTCAAGTACAACAAGCGCAGCCTGTACCCAATTGTCGATGACAAGATCATCACCAAGCAGCGCGCCATCGAAGCCGGCATTCACGTGCCGGAGATGTACGGCATCATCGAGACCGAGAAGGACATCGACAAGCTCAAGGACATTGTCCGGGATCACACCGATTTCGTCGTCAAGCCGGCTCAGGGGGCCGGCGGCGACGGCATTCTGGTGATCGCCGACCGTTTCGAGGGCCGTTACAAGACCGTTTCCGGCAAGATCATCACGCACGAGGAGATCGAACATCAGATCTCCAACATCCTCACCGGGCTCTATTCCCTGGGCGGTCACCGCGACCGCGCACTGATCGAATACCGTGTAACGCCCGACCCTATTTTCAAGAGCATCAGCTATGAAGGCGTGCCGGACATTCGCATCATCGTGCTGATGGGCTACCCGATCATGGCCATGCTGCGTCTGCCTACCCGGCAATCGGGCGGCAAGGCCAACCTCCATCAGGGTGCCATCGGCGTGGGCGTGGATCTGGCCACCGGCATCACCCTGCGTGGTACCTGGCTGAACAACAAGATCACCAAGCACCCGGACACCACCAACGCGGTGGACGGCGTGCAGCTGCCAAACTGGGACGGCTTCATGAAGCTGGCCGCTGGCTGCTATGAGCTCTGCGGACTTGGCTATATCGGTGTCGACATGGTGCTCGATCAGGACAAGGGCCCACTGATTCTCGAGCTGAACGCCCGCCCCGGTCTGAACATCCAGATTGCCAACGATTGCGGCCTGACGCACCGCGCGCATGCCGTTGAGAACCGCCTGGCGGAGCTCAAGGAGAAAGGCATTCAGGAAACGCCGGAGGAACGCGTCAAGTTCTCCCAGGAGCTGTTCGGACACGTCCCGCCTCACCCCTGA
- the pabB gene encoding aminodeoxychorismate synthase component I has protein sequence MPICTLHALPYQADPAHWFERIRHAPGAVLLDSGRPKAERGRFDILSAWPVRMLEPGEDESGRDFFHRLRQALGELGEAVLPGDCELPFAGGLIGFLSYDFGSRLETLPQHAEDDSGLPLARFGLYAWALITDHQRQTSQLLFHPAAADSERNRLISLFDPAAVGESAPFKLLGRFTADLTVNAYRYGIERIQAYIQAGDCYQVNFTQRFRADCSGDPWTAYCALRKACPTPYASFLALDDGAIASLSPERFLRLHQGHVETRPIKGTRPRGKDERSDAAQAQALLASDKDRAENLMIVDLLRNDLGRSCRVGSVRVPELFALESYPNVHHLVSCVTGELADGQDALDLLAGSFPGGSITGAPKIRAMQIIDELEPTRRAIYCGSLLYIDIRGEMDSSIAIRTLLIRNGQASCWGGGGIVADSDWQAEYQESIDKVKLLLETLEQLPD, from the coding sequence ATGCCCATCTGCACCCTGCACGCCCTGCCCTATCAGGCGGACCCCGCTCACTGGTTCGAACGCATCCGTCACGCTCCGGGCGCGGTCCTGCTCGATTCGGGCAGGCCGAAGGCCGAGCGCGGGCGCTTCGACATTCTCAGTGCATGGCCAGTGAGGATGCTCGAGCCCGGCGAGGATGAGTCCGGGCGGGACTTCTTCCACCGCTTGCGCCAGGCACTCGGCGAGCTTGGAGAGGCCGTACTGCCTGGCGACTGTGAACTACCGTTCGCTGGAGGCCTGATCGGCTTTCTGAGCTATGACTTCGGTTCGCGCCTCGAGACCCTCCCACAGCACGCCGAAGATGACAGCGGTCTGCCACTGGCACGCTTCGGCCTCTATGCTTGGGCGCTTATCACGGACCACCAGCGACAGACCAGCCAGTTGCTGTTCCACCCAGCTGCGGCCGATAGCGAACGCAACCGCCTGATCAGCCTGTTCGATCCGGCTGCCGTTGGCGAAAGCGCTCCGTTTAAGCTGCTTGGCCGTTTCACTGCCGATCTGACCGTCAACGCCTATCGCTACGGCATCGAGCGTATCCAGGCCTATATCCAGGCCGGCGACTGCTATCAGGTCAACTTCACCCAGCGTTTCCGTGCCGATTGCTCGGGCGACCCCTGGACTGCCTATTGCGCACTGCGCAAGGCTTGCCCCACGCCTTATGCCAGCTTCCTGGCTCTGGATGACGGCGCTATCGCCAGCCTTTCGCCTGAGCGCTTCCTACGTTTGCATCAGGGCCATGTGGAAACCCGTCCGATCAAAGGCACACGGCCACGCGGCAAAGACGAGCGCAGCGATGCGGCGCAAGCGCAAGCGCTGCTCGCCAGCGACAAGGATCGCGCCGAAAACCTGATGATCGTCGATTTGTTGCGCAATGACCTGGGCCGCAGCTGTCGGGTCGGCAGCGTGCGCGTGCCGGAGCTCTTCGCCCTGGAAAGCTACCCCAACGTGCATCATCTGGTGAGCTGCGTGACCGGCGAACTGGCCGACGGCCAAGATGCGCTCGACCTTCTGGCGGGCAGCTTTCCCGGCGGCTCGATCACCGGGGCGCCGAAGATCCGCGCAATGCAAATCATCGATGAACTGGAGCCCACGCGCCGCGCCATCTATTGCGGCTCGCTGCTCTACATCGATATCAGGGGGGAGATGGACAGCTCCATCGCTATTCGCACGCTGCTTATCCGCAACGGACAGGCCAGCTGCTGGGGCGGCGGCGGCATCGTCGCCGACTCCGACTGGCAGGCGGAGTACCAGGAATCGATCGACAAGGTGAAGCTGCTGCTGGAAACACTGGAGCAGCTACCAGATTGA
- the thrH gene encoding bifunctional phosphoserine phosphatase/homoserine phosphotransferase ThrH, with the protein MEIACLDLEGVLVPEIWIAFAEATGIESLRATTRDIPDYDVLMKQRLRILDEHGLKLADIQQVIATLKPLEGAPEFVDWLRERFQVVILSDTFYEFSQPLMRQLGFPTLLCHRLITDETDRVVDYQLRQKDPKRQSVIALKSLYYRVIAAGDSYNDTTMLSEAHAGILFHAPDNVIAEFPQFPAVHTFDELKHEFLKASNRKLAL; encoded by the coding sequence GTGGAAATAGCCTGTCTCGACCTGGAAGGTGTGCTGGTTCCGGAAATCTGGATTGCCTTTGCCGAGGCCACCGGAATCGAATCGCTCCGGGCGACCACGCGGGACATTCCCGATTACGACGTCCTGATGAAGCAGCGCCTGCGCATTCTCGACGAGCATGGGCTGAAGCTTGCCGACATTCAGCAGGTCATTGCGACGCTGAAGCCGCTGGAAGGTGCGCCGGAATTCGTCGACTGGCTGCGCGAGCGTTTCCAGGTGGTGATTCTGTCCGATACGTTCTACGAGTTCTCCCAGCCGCTGATGCGTCAGCTGGGCTTCCCGACGTTGCTCTGCCACCGCCTCATCACCGACGAAACCGATCGCGTTGTGGACTACCAGCTGCGCCAGAAGGACCCCAAGCGTCAGTCGGTCATCGCGCTGAAAAGCCTGTACTACCGCGTTATCGCTGCTGGTGATTCGTATAACGACACCACCATGCTCAGCGAAGCCCATGCTGGCATCCTGTTCCATGCGCCGGACAATGTCATCGCCGAGTTCCCGCAGTTCCCGGCAGTGCATACCTTCGACGAGCTGAAGCACGAGTTCCTCAAGGCCTCGAACCGCAAGCTGGCGCTTTGA